From the genome of Vicia villosa cultivar HV-30 ecotype Madison, WI linkage group LG2, Vvil1.0, whole genome shotgun sequence, one region includes:
- the LOC131647244 gene encoding universal stress protein A-like protein: MGEEVTRIMIGVNESSLKGYPHPSISSKGAFEWTIKKIVRNNVSSFNLLFLHVQVPDEDGYEDVDSIYASNEDFKNMKEKERVRGTHLLEYFVNKCNEIGVACQAWIKQGDPKDVILNEVQRLRPDLLVVGSRGLGPFQKVFVGTVSEFCWKHAECPVMTIKRSADETPRDPVDD; encoded by the exons ATGGGAGAAGAGGTGACTCGGATTATGATCGGAGTGAACGAGTCAAGCTTGAAGGGTTATCCTCATCCTTCAATCAGTAGCAAAGGTGCTTTCGAATGGACGATCAAGAAGATTGTTCGGAACAATGTTTCTTCTTTcaatcttctttttcttcatgTTCAAGTTCCTGATGAAGATG GTTACGAGGACGTGGATAGTATCTATGCATCAAATGAAGACTTTAAGAACATGAAAGAGAAAGAAAGGGTTAGAGGGACTCATCTGCTGGAATACTTTGTCAATAAGTGTAATGAAATTGGG GTGGCCTGTCAAGCATGGATTAAGCAGGGTGATCCCAAAGATGTGATATTGAATGAGGTGCAACGGCTACGTCCAGATTTACTAGTTGTGGGAAGCAGAGGTCTTGGACCTTTCCAAAA GGTTTTTGTTGGCACTGTTAGTGAATTTTGTTGGAAGCATGCTGAATGCCCTGTCATGACTATCAAACGCAGCGCAGATGAAACTCCAAGGGACCCTGTTGATGACTAG